GGTCCGCGAAGTAGGTGACCCCGGCCGCCTCCAGGCGGTCGATCATCGGGTCGAAGTCCTCGTCCCGGACGAGGAAGGCGTAGTGCTGGCCCTGGATGGGCCCTTCGGGCGCCTGGTAGAAGTCGAGCGTCACGCCGTTGGCGAGGTCGACGGGGAGGAAGGGGCCGAAGGGGGCGCCCACCTCCAGGCCGAGGATCCCGGCGAGGAAACGGGCGGAGGCGGAGCGGTCGGAGGAGTGGATGACGGTGTGGTTGAGCTGGACCTGAGGAAGTGTCACCCTCCCGACCGTACGTGATCCTTTCCGCCCCCGACCACCGCATATCGGCCGAAGTCGTCAGACGCGGCGCCCCAGTTGGCGCTGGTGCTCCAGGGCGCGCCGCAGCTCCGCCGCCGGCGGGTGGTAGGGCCCGTACAGCCGCTCGGTGTCGAGCAGGAGCCGGTGCAGCTCCGCCTGGCCCTCCTCGTGCTGTCCGGTCGCGACCAGCAGGAGCCCGGTGCGGCGCCGGACGTCGAAGGCGCGGCCGGGGTCCTGGCCGGGCCCCTGCTCGAAGGCGGGGAGGACGGCGCGGAAGGCGGCGAGTGCCTCGGCGGTCTCGCCGAGCTGTTCCAGGCAGAGCGCGATGTCGTAGCGGAACTGGGCGTTGCCCGGGTCGTCGGCGGAGAGCCGGCGCAGCTCGGGCAGGGCGCGCCGGTACTGCCCGTCGTCGAGGAGGGTGGAGGCGTACTGCTTGCGCAGGATCCGGACGACCGGGGACCCCTCGCCGTGCGCGGCGGCGGCGGCCGGGAGGATCCCGCCGAGCAGGTCGACGGCCTGGGTGAGGGCGCCCTCGCCGAGGAGCCGCTTCACCTCCTCCACCGTGCCCGCCACGTCCGCGCCCCGGGGAGCGGCCTGGGCGGGGGGCTGGGCCGGGGCCGGGGGATGGGCGGGGACGGCGACCCGGGGGTCCGTGACGGGTGCCGGGGCGGGTGCGGCCGGGGCGGCCGGGCGGGGCGCGGCGGGCCAGGGGGCGTGCGGGCGGAGGAACGGGCGGGTGGGGTCCATCGGGCCGGACGGGGTGCCGCGCGCGGGGAGCAGCGGCAGCAGCGCCTCGTACACCTCGTGGGCGCCGGAGGGGCGGGCGGCCGGGTCCTTGGCGAGCAGGCGGAGGACGAGGGCCTCCAGGGCGTCGGGGACCTCGGGGCGGACCTGGCGGAGCGGGAGGGGCGGCTCGTAGAGGTGGCGGTGGAGGACGCCGAGGGCGGTGGAGCCGGCGAACGGCACGTTCCCGGAGAGCAGTTCGTGGAGCAGGATGCCGAGCGCGTACAGGTCGGTCCGGGGGCCGACGGCGCCGCCCATGGCCTGTTCGGGCGCCATGTAGGCGGGGCTGCCGATGGGTTCGCCGGTGTGGGTGAGGCGGGTGGTGTCGGAGTCCAGGACGGAGGCGACGCCGAGGTCGAGGACGGTGACGGTGCCGTCGGGGCGGACCATCACGTTCCGCGGCTTGAGGTCGCGGTGGACGATCGGCACCGCGTGGACGGCGGCGAGCACCGCGCAGAGCTGGGCGGCGACGCAGACGGCCCACTCCCACGGGTAGGGGTCGTGTTCGGCGAGGTGGTCGGCGAGGTCGGCGCCGTCGACGTACTGCATGACGAGGTACAGGTCGTCGCCGTCGCTGCCGGCGTCGTGGACGGTGACCAGGCCGGGGTGGTCGACGTGGGCGGTGACCCGGCACTCGCGGACGAAGCGGCGGCGCAGTTCGTCGGCGGCGGTGGCGGGGCCGGTGAGGGCGGCGGGGCTGAGGAGCTTCACGGCGACCCGGCGGTCGAGCCGGGTGTCGTACGCGGTCCACACCTGGCCCATGCCGCCCTGGCCGATGACGGTGGCGAGCTCGTACCGCCCGCCGACGACACGGCCGTTCACTTCTCCCCTTCCCGGCGGAGGAGGTCGCTGAGCTCGTCGAGTTCGGCGCGGACCTGGTCGATGCGGGGGGAGGGCGGGGCGGCGGGGGCGGCCGGGGGCGGCGCGGCCGGCG
The Streptomyces roseofulvus genome window above contains:
- a CDS encoding VOC family protein, with protein sequence MTLPQVQLNHTVIHSSDRSASARFLAGILGLEVGAPFGPFLPVDLANGVTLDFYQAPEGPIQGQHYAFLVRDEDFDPMIDRLEAAGVTYFADPGHTRPHEVNSLFGGRGAYFDDPDGHNMEIMTVPYQRP
- a CDS encoding protein kinase domain-containing protein gives rise to the protein MNGRVVGGRYELATVIGQGGMGQVWTAYDTRLDRRVAVKLLSPAALTGPATAADELRRRFVRECRVTAHVDHPGLVTVHDAGSDGDDLYLVMQYVDGADLADHLAEHDPYPWEWAVCVAAQLCAVLAAVHAVPIVHRDLKPRNVMVRPDGTVTVLDLGVASVLDSDTTRLTHTGEPIGSPAYMAPEQAMGGAVGPRTDLYALGILLHELLSGNVPFAGSTALGVLHRHLYEPPLPLRQVRPEVPDALEALVLRLLAKDPAARPSGAHEVYEALLPLLPARGTPSGPMDPTRPFLRPHAPWPAAPRPAAPAAPAPAPVTDPRVAVPAHPPAPAQPPAQAAPRGADVAGTVEEVKRLLGEGALTQAVDLLGGILPAAAAAHGEGSPVVRILRKQYASTLLDDGQYRRALPELRRLSADDPGNAQFRYDIALCLEQLGETAEALAAFRAVLPAFEQGPGQDPGRAFDVRRRTGLLLVATGQHEEGQAELHRLLLDTERLYGPYHPPAAELRRALEHQRQLGRRV